The DNA segment GTCCCCCTCCTCTGACCCCGCACCAGAGCGCCTGGCAGCGCCCGTTCCAGCAACGTCCGGCCCGGTGTCGACCGGCACCTCCTGGGCGCTGCCCCGCGGTTTGATCGTGGTGCTGAGCCTGGCCTCCCTGGTGTTGGTCAGCGCCGGCATGCGCAGCCTGGCCGGCGTCGTCGGCCCGGCGTTCCTGGCGCTGATGATCGTGATCACCGTGCAACCGGTGGAGGCGTGGCTGCAGCGGCACCGGGTGCCCGGCTGGCTGGCTGCCACGGCGACGATCGCGCTGGCCTACGCGATCTTGCTCGGCCTCGTCGCGGCGTTGGCGGTGTCCGTGGCGCGCCTGGCCACCCTGCTACCGACCTACGGACCGCAGTTCACCGATCTGCTGAACGAGGTCGTGGGCCGACTGGACGACCTCGGCGTCACCCCGGCGCAGATCCGGAGCGCGCTGGCCTACTTCGACCTCAACAACCTGTTGGCACTGCTGCAGGTACTACTGTCGCGGCTGGCCGCCGTCCTGTCCGATCTGCTGTTCCTCGGTGCCCTCATCCTGTTCATGGCGGTGGACGCCGCGCACTTCCCGCGCCAGCTCGCTGCCGCCGCCCGGATCCGCCCGGATGTGGTCGTCGCGCTCCAGTCCTTTGCCGCGGGCACCCGCCGGTACATCGTGGTGTCGACCGTGTTCGGGCTGATCGTCGCCGCCCTCAACGTCGCCGAGTTGTACTGGCTGGCGATCCCGCTGCCTCTGCTGTGGGGGCTGCTGTCGTTCATCACCAACTACATCCCCAACATCGGCTTCGTACTCGGCCTGCTGCCGCCTGCCGCACTCGGGCTGCTGCAGGGCGGCCCTCGCCTGCTCGTGCTGGTGGTCCTGGCCTACGTGATCACCAACTTCGTCATCCAATCGCTGATCCAACCGAAGTTCGTCGGCGACGCAGTCGGCCTGTCGATCACCCTGACCTTCCTGTCCCTGGTGTTCTGGTCGGCCATCCTCGGCCCGTTGGGTGCGCTCCTGGCGATCCCGCTGACGCTGCTCGCCAAGGCCCTGCTGATCGACATCGACCCCGCCACCCGCTGGGCGATCCCGCTGATCAGCGGTGCCGCGTCCGACGCCGCTCCCGGCCAGCCCGCCGCACCTCGATCGACGGCGGCGACAGATCCGGAATGACCCATTCGCGGGGCTCCCGCTCACCGCGCGGGACGGTGCAGGAAGGATGGGTCCCGTGATCGCCGGGGGCACGGTGCTGCTGTTCCTCGACCTTCTCGGCACTTTCGCCTTCGCGCTCAACGGAGCACTGACTGCGCTGCGCGCGACGCGGCTGGACATCGTCGGTGTCGTCACCCTGGGGATGATCACCGCGGTCGGGGGCGGGACCATCCGCGACGTCTTGCTGGACAGCCTGCCCCCGGCCACGTTCGCCGACTGGCGTTACTACGCGGTGGCCGCCGCGGGCGGCCTGATCGCCTTCCTCCTCGGCCGTCACCTGGAACGGCTCAACAGGCCGATCAACGTGCTGGACGCCGTGGGGCTGGCCCTGTTCGCCGTCACCGGCGCCACCAAGGCGGTCGGCCTGGGCTTCGGCCCGGAGCAGGCGATCGTCGTCGGTGCGATCACCGCGGTCGGCGGCGGCACGATCCGCGACGTGCTGATCGGCCGTATCCCCTCGGTGCTCAGCAGCGGGCTCTACGCCATCCCCGCGCTGATCGGCGCCACCACCACGGTCATCGCCGGCGCGCTCGGTGCGGATGGAGCGTTCACCGAGGTGGGCGCCGCC comes from the Modestobacter italicus genome and includes:
- a CDS encoding AI-2E family transporter, yielding MTARSPSSDPAPERLAAPVPATSGPVSTGTSWALPRGLIVVLSLASLVLVSAGMRSLAGVVGPAFLALMIVITVQPVEAWLQRHRVPGWLAATATIALAYAILLGLVAALAVSVARLATLLPTYGPQFTDLLNEVVGRLDDLGVTPAQIRSALAYFDLNNLLALLQVLLSRLAAVLSDLLFLGALILFMAVDAAHFPRQLAAAARIRPDVVVALQSFAAGTRRYIVVSTVFGLIVAALNVAELYWLAIPLPLLWGLLSFITNYIPNIGFVLGLLPPAALGLLQGGPRLLVLVVLAYVITNFVIQSLIQPKFVGDAVGLSITLTFLSLVFWSAILGPLGALLAIPLTLLAKALLIDIDPATRWAIPLISGAASDAAPGQPAAPRSTAATDPE
- a CDS encoding trimeric intracellular cation channel family protein, yielding MLLFLDLLGTFAFALNGALTALRATRLDIVGVVTLGMITAVGGGTIRDVLLDSLPPATFADWRYYAVAAAGGLIAFLLGRHLERLNRPINVLDAVGLALFAVTGATKAVGLGFGPEQAIVVGAITAVGGGTIRDVLIGRIPSVLSSGLYAIPALIGATTTVIAGALGADGAFTEVGAAVLCFVIRMIGLRFDLNAPAPPAAPERDGGDAD